TCTTTATAGTTGGTTCCAAAGGTTGTTTGGACTTATTATGTCGTCTTGTCGTATTAGACCGACAGCATCCTCGTTGGGTTGGTCCAGACTCACATGcctgttcttttctttcccaGTCGTATTTGTCGAGGGCTTTCTGATCAACATGCTGACCTTCAAATGTTTCAGTTATAACACATGCTTCAGTGCTTTTGAGCTTAACCCATAAACCAGCAAATACTGGTGCTAAAATGAACATGGGAATTAAGTTCTTCTTCCTTTAAGTCCATTGCATCGGCTTAATATTTACCTCCCCTTGTATGTCACCATATGAAACAAAGCTCCATGTAAATTGCCCAGTTTATGCATTCATACACACACGACTCGATTTGGTGTTCTTCCTTCCATTCCATTTCATTGCTTAAAAATTAGCTCTTTTTGTAAATCACGGTATGGAATAACTTTCCGTTCAAATAGCTCAAACAAAGCATGCATACAGACATGATATGAAAGTACCATGGCAAGGTACAAGCACAGATAAGCGTTGGCTTTTAAggttttgcattttttttgttacgcAGCCAGTAAAAAGTCCGGTAACAATTTGCGGTGACATTCATGGACAATTCCATGATCTTGTTGAGCTTTTTCGGATTGGTGGGAAGGTACTATTTACATTATCTGatcttatatttttttccGTACCCCACTTTACACCATGCACTGAACATCGTATAACattattccttttttttttgcagtgcCCAGATACTAATTATTTGTTCATGGGGGATTATGTGGATCGTGGCTACTACTCAGTCGAGACTGTTTCTGTAAGAATGGACCCACATCTTTTCTTTGATCAGCATTTAtatatactttctccgtcccatatcaagtgactttctattagacgtatctagacgctttgtAGGCATAAAtagggcaaatttgagtcacttaatatgggacggagggagtagtttaacTGAATTTGCCATGTTTCACAGACCCAGTACCTATTTCTCATTAAGTCTGCAAAATTTCTATTCATGGAATTTTCCTTAATTATTCTTTCTAATGATCTTATGTCTCAAGTCATGTTATATATCCGTGTCCAGCTCTTGGTAGCACTGAAGGTCCGCCACCCACATCGGATTACAATCCTTCGTGGAAACCATGAGAGTCGACAGGTACTgttagacttttttttttctttctctcaaTGCTTATGTGTCGATGTAATTTTTTGCTACAATTGTCTCGTATTATAAATTGGAGCGAACTTCTCTGGTTTCAAATCTTACATTTCCTGTTTTATACAAAAGTTTATTACAATTTAGATGATGTTTTTAATGGTATACTTGTCATGTTTTGTTTGTCAAACTTAAAGTTTTGTATTTACAATTGTTGCAGATCACACAGGTCTATGGATTCTATGATGAGTGCTTAAGAAAGTGAGTTTGTTTGGGTGCTTTGGTGAAAATTTTGCTTAATCTTGTTCCATGTCTAGCCTGCCTTTTCTGTACTGTATCATTGCAACTGTGCTAGAAAATACATGTTTGTTCTATCTGGTTATGGTGTTTCTTGCGTTCTAGGATTTCTATCTTATTCCAATATTGATGCGTGCCGCTTGTGCTGATGCGTGTGAACTATATTGGGCATCTTCTATTCATCTGCCTTTTCTGTTTCAGTATTTATAGATAATCTTTAGACTACTATTGACTTTGTGTTGATCGTATACTGGTGAGTTGTTGACCTGGTCATATGCTCTTTTTTTCTGATGGTACCCTATTACCAATTTACCATGCTTGTGAGCTGCATATGctttaagcaaatttgaataattATATGGCATTGTTGTTATATACAAACCCTTAGTTTTATGTAAGTTGTCTACGTAATCATTTTTTCTGCAAGTCTGCAATGCAGTCTTGATATATCATTTGTGTTTTTGACTCTTCTCTCTAACCAGGTATGGCAACGCCAACATATGGAAAATATTCACAGATCTTTTTGATTACTTCCCACTAACAGCGCTGGTGTGTCCCCTGCATCTGTGTTCTCCTTTctcttaattttattttatccgCCTTTTCCTAAGATGCATGCAGTCTTAAGTATGAATTTATTTTTGCACTTCTTAATTGCATGGATGTCTAGTTTCTTTGGCATCTATATGAGTTGGTAGCTGTGAACATGTCCATTTGCGTGTCTAACCTCTCCATGTTGTGAGAGTAACACTCCATAATTTTCTGCCTGTTAGGGTGGATGATTATGTTACCTGTTATGTTAGGTGTTTCCAGCAGATGTAGAATCGAAATATCTAGAAATTGGGGCCATCAGGGAGTTGTATGGCTTGACACCAACTAGGCTGTTTTTTAGTGTTATTAGGCCTTGAGTTTCTCAATTGTATGGATGGACTATCAAGCTGATAGTATACTCATCTTTTGGTCATGCTGTATGAAAGAAAATTCTTCGTTAATTGTAAATAAAATAGCTTCCCTCCACTCTCCAATAACCAAATAAGCTTTCATTGCATTTTTCTAAACATGATGTATTCCAAGGACTATATTGATATCTTATTTACATTCTTGAAGGTGGAATCTGAAATTTTCTGCCTCCATGGTGGTTTGTCTCCATCAATTGAGAATCTTGATAGTGTGCGGTGCTTAGATCGTGTCCAAGAGGTTCCGCATGAGGGACCTATGTGTGACCTTTTATGGTCTGATCCCGATGACCGATGTGGCTGGGGCATATCTCCTCGTGGTGCTGGCTACACATTTGGGCAGGTACTACAATGTGCCTCATTAAAACAAATAAGCCTCATTAAAACAAATATTTGCAGAGTTTTTGGTTCTACTTtgttcattctttttttttcacaggaCATATCTGAACAATTCAATCACACCAACAATCTCAAACTTGTAGCTCGGGCTCATCAGCTAGTTATGGAGGGATATAATTGGGCTCATGTAAGCTGGTTGAACTATTCTTTTTTGGACTGCGAAGCTGGTTGAACTTTTAGATAGTTTATCAGCTGGTGTTGTCTAATTAATATGTTATGACTATTCACTCTGTTTATACAGGAACAAAAAGTTGTTACCATATTCAGTGCTCCAAACTATTGTTACCGATGTGGCAACATGGCATCCATTTTGGAAGTTGATGACTGCAACAGCCACACATTTATCCAGGTGATAACTGGTTTTACTTGGTACTACTTTCTTTCTTATCAGGCTCATTGCTGTGGCATCATCCAGCTAGTCATGCAATGTTGACCAGTCATTTATACCCCCATGTTACTGTAAAGTGATTGAAACTTTATATAGAAACGTTAATTCAGTACTTCACTCGATTTTTAATAGACATTCTTATGATAACTTATTCATGCCGTACTATGAAATATAGGTATATCATGTTGTGTGCTGTCAAAATGAATCTCTTATATACTCATCAAGCTGGTTTCCCCTATTATTGCAGTTTGAGCCAGCCCCTAGGCGAGGTGAGCCAGACGTGACACGGAGAACGCCTGATTATTTCCTTTGAATGAATCGGCAGCACCATTTCTCAGCTTGTATTGCGATAACCTGCACCGATCAGTGAGATTCTGCTGGGCCCAAATATGCACATGAGCCGACAAACAATAACAAAGGGGGTTATCAAAACCTTATGTAAAACTTGAACCCCCATCGGTCAATTCAACCAAGGGGGTGCTACCCTGAAACAAAACAAGGTTGCAGCCACTCCTGCCTGAGTTCCAGCTGAAAAAAAGGACCAATATCCATCATCTCCCTCCTCACTAGGCAATTTCATAGATTTCTCTTGGCAAAGACTGCACTCCTACCTGTAGCGTAAGCTTGCATCACTGGGCTTGTAATCTGTATTATTATCAATGACAGGATTCAGTTTAATTAAATCAGATTTCAGTATTTCAAGTTTTTCCAGCAAGTAAAAAACATATGAATAGGCAGTCAACCTCAAAGTGCCTCATCTAGAAGCCGCACGACACATAGTTTGCAGGAACCCAGGTCGAGGAATTGACACCTCCTCGGGTTGAAGTTTGATGATGGCTATACCTCTCTTCGGGGTGTCAAACTGGGACGCTGCCATGCAGGCACGCAGCCTAACATTTTGGGTCATGCTCCAGCCAATGACCCACACTCTCGACCCGGGGCCAGGGACGCTGCGTCGACTCACGTTCCCGAATTCTATTGCACGGCACGAGTACAAGGTTGCAGAActccaaaagaaaatgcaaacaGTCTCAAAACACTCATGCAGCAGTGTGCGATTACATGGTATATATAACCCAAATATAAATAGCCAAAACCAGTTTTAGAGTTCAGAAATAAGTTCCAGTAGCAACTGCTGATCGATAGCTTGAGTTCACCGGGTAGAACAACACTTGGACGCACGCACTGACTCTCGCCACCACACGCACGCAGGCTCACTCACTTCTACTGAAGACTGAGTCGTGGATCCAGCTTGAAGATGGACGAATGACCATGACCTCCTCGCCATCGACGGTTCAGAATAACCACGCAGGCAAACTCTTGGTTCTCGTTCTCAATGTGAAGTTGCGTTCAGAAGGTCTGAGAGAAAGTCAGTTCTCAATTATAATGAGCAGCAGGTGGTCTCCTCAGACTCAAACAGGTCCGAGAGCTCGACGGCACAAGCGGAAGACAGTTGCAGAATGTCGTCGTTCCTGAGCAGCGGCTCCAAGCCCTTGGCGGCGAGTCTGGCAGAGCAGAGTTGGCATTAAGCCTGCACCAGAGCTTGTCACTCCAACTTGCGCCTCTTCCTTGCGGATTCCTCATCAAGGCACGGGCTCATGGAAAAGGAAAGGGAACGGCAGGAAGGATCCAGCGTCAGGTGGCACGCCAGCATGGCTGGTAGGAGAGGTGAGACAGGGATAATTTCGGAATCTCAATATTAGTGGCAACCACTTAACAGTTTAACTAACGGATTATGATGGAAAACTCACAGTGGTGGTATTTTGGCATGCTAAAACTGAACTGTTGTGGTATTTTGGCATGCTAAAGCTGAACTATCTTTGTCTAGCTAGATGCTCGTAAAGCCTCCAAGTCTTACTCGATGTAGCCTCATTTGGTGCAGCGGTGACTTCCTCGGCAGCTGCCCTTAGCAACAGCGAGTCAGGAGGAAATACCATGCAAAACAACACCCGAGACAACACACGCACGCGTGGTAGGGAGACAAAAGATGAAACAACAACTACGGATACTGATTTTACAATAGTGAACAAAGATGCAGCTATAATCGCACACTGGGAGATGATGAAAGAGGAAACCTTACAGACACACGTAGACAAAAGAAACTTGTGAAGAGACCATGGAGATGAGACGTAGCAAGCGAGGACTGAGGACACTTCCACTGCAACTAAAATGTGCAGATGAACAGTAGCATGACCGTAGAGCACATGGCTGAAACATAAACCCATCGAACCACCTTGGCAATTGTAATGGACAAtaaacatatttttctttgcCTTTCATCATCGCATGTAAAGAATACCAGTGAGTACATAATTTTCACATATTCAGAGTGTGCAGCTGGTGGCCATGACTGATTAGCTCCTAGAGAAGCATTGGACTTTACAGGGGGCAGTAGACTAACGGCCAGAAGGGTGGCGGTGGAGTTGGCCCAGGTTGGGAACAGTATTGGCAGCTGGCAGATGGGAGTAACCGGCGCAGTGGACATCATAGGCATCAGACGGATCAAGGGGCAGGGCGACACtgccggccacggcggcagtgAGAGCCATAGTTAGCCATGGGCAAATGGGCGTCAGTTAACACCACTGGTTGTGTTGATTGGATATTCAGGGGATAGACAAACCCTTCAGCAAAAGCAACGTAAGTGTTAGAACATAATAAGAGCAGCGCTAaaattgtacttcctccgttcctaaatacttgtcgtggtttgcacaaaaaccacgacaagtatttaggaacggagggagtattagacAATGCGTACGAGTGGATCACGTCAAGATAGGTAAGTACTATTGTCCCAAAGTTCACATTTTAATTCATGAGCTGCTCACATTTTTTAAGGCTATTTTTTGCCACAAGCTTCTGCATAAGAGCTTAAACTCAGCAATACTACAGTGGATTATAAACAGAAAACATAGCACAAACCTTCCATGGACTCATGTTCATAAACCGGAGAATTTTGCAATCACTATCCATATCTGTACTGAGGATGATGCCAAAGAGAAGCTACAGTGCTTTTCAATTTGTCCGGTGAAGAAAGGCACCAGATTCCCAACTTGGAAATTGCCCCTTCATAATTATACATGATATATTCATATGGCTAATTCCTGAGATCTCATGAAGTTTGATATACCAAATATAAAGCCTCATAACAACGAAACAATAAAACCAAGGAAAAAGCATTCGAGCTAATTTTTGCGCTTCCTAGCAGTAACATTGGCAGACGCTAAACAAGCATGACACCATACCGAGAAAATATTTGtatgtcattttaaaattatGAGTACTTAGATTTTACGAGTTGTAATTTGGAAGTTGTAACTCCAGTATTTTAATAGTTAAAGGCCATGAATAAAGTAAATACCGGAGTAAAAAAAGGACAATACCATATAACAATTTTTGTCAATATTATTTACCTGATCCTGATAAGGTAAAATTTGGGCAATTAACATAACTGTTGCTTGGATGTGGGCAATCAATATATCCATTGAGATATTCATCGTCATAGCTATTGTTCAACAtgccttgtttttcttttttgagggagTTCCACATGCCTGGTTGTGGTATCTGCGAACGCATGATTAAATTTTTAGTGCActatgacaaaaaaaagagtgcaTAAGAATGCATGCACAACATAAATTAACATGAGCATAACATACCAAGTTGTTTAGTGATAAAAGATGATAATTATAATTACAATTATCATTTGGTGCATAAGTAACTTCCTCGACAAATGATCTGACACAAATAACAAACAAGTAAAATGTTATATATTATCTCGTATAATGATATCTGAAGATTTAAGAAATTATATAACTAGTTTAACAAATTTATATCAGCAAAATTCATGAAGACTTACGCAAAcataataataaaaattacCTGGGAGTTGCATTCAGATAATCAGAGAATGCACAGGAGTGGAAGTCTGGTTTGAAATAACCAAGTCGCTCGGAAGAAACTGGTACAAGCATTTCCACGGTCTTCTTTCCAAGGTCAACACCAATCATCCACCCGTTCTTATCATCAAATCTCACCTTAGACACAAGGTAAACAACATTGTCAGCGTCAACGCCTAGGGTCGGGTAAGCTGAATACAGATTCCTGAGTGTCGACCTCCTGGCTTTAGCATCCCACAACTGTGGGAGAACCATAATGTGTTCAGCTTTGTCAACCCAAATGTCATCAATATCAACACTGTGTGCCTTGCGCCAATGGTCCCAGGAAGTATGCCTATAACATGTCCGGAGCTTCCAACCATCAGCCACCATAGTAAATTCATTAGGGTCAACACGAATGTCATCATTGCCGACGAGCAGTTCTGAGTCATAGATGATATCAACGCTGTCAAGATCCTTGGTCATCTTGGGAGGCTTCTTGTCAGAATAAGGAACAATCGTTTTAAAGCGATGCTCCAGCTCCACAAACTTGATGAAACCATCACAGCAGGTCACATCCCGGACAGGACGGGCATCACCTATCCGTTGCTCAttgagctcaagcatgggtaTTGGGATGAAACTTAGGACGGGTTTCTCCTCAAACACGTTGCATCTGACAATGCCCCGCCAAAGGTCAACCCAGCCTACAAAACCTCCTCCAAGCATGATCACCTTGTCGTGGAGAGGGGAGGGCAGGTCATCTTGCCCGGCCCCAAGAGGTATTTCCAACCGCAACGGCGTGGTGGTCCACTTGTCCGTCTTGGAAGAGTAGACGTGAAGGTTGTAGTCAGAATGGAGCTGTGTCATGGCGAGATCGGCGAGGAGAAattcctcatcgtcgtcgtcgaacgGCAAGAGGCAGACCCGGATTGAGCTTATGGTGCGTGGCGGAGCAGGCGGGATCGGTTTGAGCGACGGCTTGCTGCCGCGGCCGGCTCTGTAGACGAAGTACTCGGCCAAGTGAGGGTTTTTGCCGGTGCTACGGGGCCCGACGGTGAAGGAGAAGCGGAGGAGCACGAGGCCCTTGGCGGAGAAGAGAAGCAGGGGCTCGATCTTGAAGTCGTCCCGCTGGAATCCCGGCCCGTGAACGCAGAAGTGGGAGATGCCCGGTGGGTCGGCGAGGCAGAAGGTGACCTTGACGGCGTGGCCGGTGCTCGTGAGGGCTTCGGCGGTGGTGGCATTGTTGCGGACGGCGAAGTAGGCCTTCGTGTCGAGGAGAACCCAGGCGGGGTAGCGGCTGGAGCCGTCGTGGACGGCGAAGTCAGGGGggcggaaggaggaggcgaggaaggATCCCTCCATGttagtcggcggcggcggcggcggacagaTCGGGTTCGAGAGAACAAGTCGAATTTTATGGGTTCCGGGCGGTACGCGGGCCGAGCCCGAATTGGATTTGTCTTCCTGTTCTTATCGGAGTGCCTTTTGGTTGGGACGCTCTGGGCGACGGCCGAATTCTGCCGACATGACCCACCGCCGTCCGCCATCCCCGCTGCAACTGCCGCCGCCCTGACCTGCGACTGGCGCTGCAACCTGCAACCACTGATGTGTCACCCCGCTCGTCCCACGGCCCTGCCACTATAGTCTCCGCCGTTGCAACCAGCAACGGTTGTTGCGATTCCGCCGTCGCATGCCATgccgcacccgccgccgccgtgaccGTGCTCGCCCTCGACGTCGCCCCGGTGCCATCACGTCGTTGCCGCCGCGGGAGCCACCGGCGTGGAGAAGTTGTCAGtttgttcttttatttttcaatgTTGGAGAGGGTGTTTCCTAATGCCGTgtgtgtattttgttttctacttACCCAAGGACATTATGTTGCAACAGTCCTCGGATGTGCCGtgagtagatttgtttggATGTTGCAAATACTACCTACCAGATTTTTTATGTTGCCAGGGAACAGTGTTTGCAACGAATTATTGTTTTTATGTTGCGAAGGACCAATGTTTGCGATGAGTTTTGATGTTTAGACGGTAAAGAACATGCGAAAATTTGATTTTGTGACAAACGGATGGTTaagatttgttattttttcaCCTTAAGCGCCTAGCCAAGAGTCTTGGCATTTGGCATTGGAGATGACCTTATTAACCATTCGAAATAGAGGACTGCTCAAAAAAGCATTCAAAATATACTAGATAAGAATTTTTGgctcaaatttattcaaatatggatctatctattcttaaaaagcgtctacatacatgtaatatttcaacaacaatttaggatcggagggagtacctaaaCAAGGAATCATATAACGTGactggtcaaaaaaaaaagagaaatcatGTAACGTGGAACAAATAGCTGGGTAGCAGCAGTTTAATACTGTAACAAATTCTGTACTACTTCCTTTGAAACGTAAAAAGTGTCGGTTAACTGTTTCGTTTGTATACACCGTCGGTTGCAGGAAGACtcgtctaaaaaaaaacagaagggAATTAATCATGCGTGACATCGATCGGTCAGGATACAGCAGGCACGTAGGACGACTAGTGTACACGCCGCAGCGCATCTGGTAGTTGGGTTCGGGGCCGGCTTTGATCGGATCACACGGAAGCCGCGAGAACCGTGGatgcgtcggcggcgagcccCCTCCCCTTCATGACGTGCTTCCTGAGCCCCGGGATGTGGACGTTCGTGATGTAGTCCGTCCAGTCGATGCTCCTCACGTCGAAGTGGAACCgcgccttctcctccgccgtcaTCTCCGCCATCAGCGCCTCCGTGTTCCCGTTGTCGAACCTGCATCCCCAACAGCATCAGGAACAGCTGAAATTGGCACGAGAGAGAGGCCAAGATCACTTGATTCACCTGCCGGGGTAGAAGGTGTAGGGCTGGTAGATGCAGCCGAGGTGGATGGTCTGCTCGACGGACTTGGCGCAGAGCTCCTGGAGCCGCTGCGAGAGCCGCTCCCCGGCGGGTCCcgcccgcgcggcggcgctccggaCCAGGGCGTCCGTCTCGACGTAGCTGGCGAACTGGTCCATGGTGTCGAAGAGGCGCATGGGCGGCACCGCGATGGGCTGCCCCGCCGCGTCGCTGTAGGGCGACCGCGTGAAGTGCTGGAAGAGGAGCCGGCTCAGGTCACCGAACACCAGCGGGTTCACCGTCGACGACGCCACGTGGTACACCCACTGCTTCTGCTTCATCGTCGTCCCTTCCGACGCTTCCGACGGCCGCCCGTGCTTCGCCATCGCCGCCAGCGTCGCGTTCACCACCATGTCCGCCGGAACCTTTTGATTTCGAACAGAAAAAGGCTCGCTCTTAATTGTACTGTACGTTCGTATGTCCGGCCGGGAGATTCAAATCAAAATTAAGGCGTCTAGCTGCTTGATTGATTTACCACGTCGAGGACGCCGTAGGGGTCGGCGAGGAAGCCGCTCAGCTGGCCTTTGCCGTAGTACAGGACGACAGGGTCCATCATCCTGAGTTCATTGGTTCGATCGACCGCCAATGGAAAGTTAGAAACAGGTCACACAATGAAAACGAACTGAAGACTGACAATCTGAAACAGTTACTATATGTGTATAACCTGTTCCCTTCCATCCAGCCCGGGAAGGGGTCCCTCCAGGTGCTCTCGATCACGCTGGGTCTGATGGTCACCACCGGTATCTCCCCTCGCATGCTGTTGATCACCATCTCCCCCATGGCCTTGGTGAACACGTACGTGTCTTG
This is a stretch of genomic DNA from Brachypodium distachyon strain Bd21 chromosome 1, Brachypodium_distachyon_v3.0, whole genome shotgun sequence. It encodes these proteins:
- the LOC100829134 gene encoding serine/threonine-protein phosphatase PP2A-4 catalytic subunit isoform X1 — translated: MEPMSVDSSSSGCGGLDAQIEQLMQCRPLAEQEVKALCEKAKEILMEESNVQPVKSPVTICGDIHGQFHDLVELFRIGGKVLFTLSDLIFFSVPHFTPCTEHRITLFLFFLQCPDTNYLFMGDYVDRGYYSVETVSLLVALKVRHPHRITILRGNHESRQITQVYGFYDECLRKYGNANIWKIFTDLFDYFPLTALVESEIFCLHGGLSPSIENLDSVRCLDRVQEVPHEGPMCDLLWSDPDDRCGWGISPRGAGYTFGQDISEQFNHTNNLKLVARAHQLVMEGYNWAHEQKVVTIFSAPNYCYRCGNMASILEVDDCNSHTFIQFEPAPRRGEPDVTRRTPDYFL
- the LOC100829134 gene encoding serine/threonine-protein phosphatase PP2A-4 catalytic subunit isoform X2; protein product: MEPMSVDSSSSGCGGLDAQIEQLMQCRPLAEQEVKALCEKAKEILMEESNVQPVKSPVTICGDIHGQFHDLVELFRIGGKCPDTNYLFMGDYVDRGYYSVETVSLLVALKVRHPHRITILRGNHESRQITQVYGFYDECLRKYGNANIWKIFTDLFDYFPLTALVESEIFCLHGGLSPSIENLDSVRCLDRVQEVPHEGPMCDLLWSDPDDRCGWGISPRGAGYTFGQDISEQFNHTNNLKLVARAHQLVMEGYNWAHEQKVVTIFSAPNYCYRCGNMASILEVDDCNSHTFIQFEPAPRRGEPDVTRRTPDYFL